CGTTCTTGGATGGCTTGGAGTTGACCTCCAGCAGCCAGATTCGGCCGGACTGGTCAAGCGCGAGGTCGATGCCGAGCTCCCCGAAATGCGCGGGAATGTAAGTCTCAACCCCTCTTGCAATGGCCAGCGCCGCTCTGGGCAGCTGAACCTGGGTGCTTTCTTTGACACCGGACGGAAGACTGCTTTTGCCGACGGCCTCCTTGACCGTACTGAGCGTGCCGCCGCGGGCAAGATTGGAGACGAAATGATTACTTCCGGCGGTCCGGGCCACAATGGAGGTGACGCCCCATTTGCCGGTGCCGTTCTTCTGCACCAGTGCCCGGAAATCGACCGGCCGCCGTCCAAGCTCCATCAGGGAGAGACCCTGCTGGATCTGGAAGCGGGTGGTTTTCATCTTGGGGGCAATGGTCTGAAATAGCTTCGCCAGACTGGTATAGCTCTGCTTTCGTGTGCCCATCGGAGTGGTGGACAGCAGCCGGTAGCCTCCGCCTTCCTCTTTGGAAATGCGCAGAATGCCTTTGCCCAGGCTGCCGCGTACCGGCTTCAGGAACACGCTGGGATAGCTGCTGCACATTTTTTTGAGTATGGCTAAGCCGGTCAGGGCATGCGATTCTGGCAAGTACCGCTGCAGGGCGGGGTCTAGAGCCAGCGCCTCGAATACCTCTGTCTTGTCTAGGAACTTTTCGTTGAAGAAGTGGGTTCCGTAGCGGGATTTTACATCTGTCAAAAAATGCTGTACGCTAGGTTTATTCTCTACCTTTCGCGTGGTCAGCCGATTGTTGATCACATCGGCAACAGGAAGACTCAGCTTCCGCCAGCCCTCATCGTAGACCCAGCCCTGGATGGTAGTGGTGCGTGATTCCAGCGCTTCCGGGGTGAAGAAATAGACATAGGTGCCTTGTGCATGGCAGGCATGGGTCAGCTCCCGGCAGAACATGGTGATCTGGCCGAAGACTCGCTCCGGCTGTTCGGGATGGTCCCGGCTCACCAGGACGCCAATCATCGGCCCCAGACGCAGAATGCGGCTGCCGGTGCTGTAGGAAGCGTTAAGCGTCAGGTGCTGTCTTAAGCCAAGCCGCCGGGCGAGTGCCTCACTAACGCGCAGACTGTCGGATTTGGGAACAGGAATTACGGTAACCTCCTGCCGGAAAGAGCCGAAGTTCAGCTGAATAGTTCCGTGCGCCGGTATTTTGAGCCTCTTCATGGATTTTTCGCCTAGCATTACAGCATTTTCCTGCAGGATGCCCGAGTGGACCGTTTGAACCGGGATCTTTAGCTTAGACATCGTGGATCTCCTTCCGGTAGGCAAGCATGGTGCCGGCAATATGAATCTTGAGGGTTACATATCATTCATCATATGGAGACATCTGACCCTTGGTGATTGACCTATTCCCGAAAAAGCCGTGCCGGGCGGATTAATATCGCCGGCAGCCAGGGGGCTGGCAGGCGCGCCCTGGACCGGAGGGCGGGAGCACAGAAGGAAGTAGGCGTGCCCGGGCGTAACTTACGCAGCTGCCAAATTTGGGCGCGGACAGCCCCCGGGGCCGCCAGGTGGACGGGCATAGGGCCGCTACCCGCTGAATGAGCGGGGCTTCGCAGCGAAGCAGAGACGAACATAACTTGGAGGAGGAATTAGAATGAACGTGATTGATAAGGCGCATGAATTGGCGCGTGCTATTAAGGACAGCAGTGAGGTATCGGATATTACCAGTGCAATGAAGGTGATCGAAGCAGATCCGGAGAGCAAGCAGATGCTCGACAACTTCCGCCAGAGCCAGATTGAGCTGCAGCAGCGGATGATGAGCGGGGACATGCCTCCGCAGGAGGACATGGAGAAGATGGAGAAGCTCTTCGAGGTGCTTAACCTGAACCTGGGCATCCGCCGTCTGTTCGACGCAGAGCGCCGCCTCAGTGTGGTCATCGAAGATGTGAACAAAATCATCACAGACAGCCTGTCCCAAATGTACGGCGCACAATAAACACCGGCAGCGCATCGGGGATTCGCTTTGATACAGTAAAAGGGTGATTTCAGGGCCATGTGGCTCTGGGATCACCCTTTTTGTCTAGTACAGCATCAGCTTTAAAACTGTAAGAATGAACCGCAGGGGTGTTAAAGACTGAGCATGAATATCGAGCTAATAGAGGCTGCTTCTGCACCTGTTGCTGACTTCTAGCCCGGCTGAAAAATTACGCAGCTTGTCTCATATTTCAGGACGCAGGTTCATAGAATAGAGATATAGATTCATTCTAACAATCTTCTAGAGCGAAGGAGCGGTCCTGCAATGAGAAAAAAAAGTAAATTCAAGCACTCTGTGTATCTGCTGGTTGCCCTGGCCATGCTGTTATACGCGCTGCCGAAGCTGTCTTTTCAGAATGGTTCCGGCT
This genomic interval from Paenibacillus sp. FSL H8-0332 contains the following:
- a CDS encoding YheC/YheD family protein; this translates as MSKLKIPVQTVHSGILQENAVMLGEKSMKRLKIPAHGTIQLNFGSFRQEVTVIPVPKSDSLRVSEALARRLGLRQHLTLNASYSTGSRILRLGPMIGVLVSRDHPEQPERVFGQITMFCRELTHACHAQGTYVYFFTPEALESRTTTIQGWVYDEGWRKLSLPVADVINNRLTTRKVENKPSVQHFLTDVKSRYGTHFFNEKFLDKTEVFEALALDPALQRYLPESHALTGLAILKKMCSSYPSVFLKPVRGSLGKGILRISKEEGGGYRLLSTTPMGTRKQSYTSLAKLFQTIAPKMKTTRFQIQQGLSLMELGRRPVDFRALVQKNGTGKWGVTSIVARTAGSNHFVSNLARGGTLSTVKEAVGKSSLPSGVKESTQVQLPRAALAIARGVETYIPAHFGELGIDLALDQSGRIWLLEVNSKPSKNDNTPLNDQKIRPSVKQMILYCRYLAGL
- a CDS encoding YlbF family regulator codes for the protein MNVIDKAHELARAIKDSSEVSDITSAMKVIEADPESKQMLDNFRQSQIELQQRMMSGDMPPQEDMEKMEKLFEVLNLNLGIRRLFDAERRLSVVIEDVNKIITDSLSQMYGAQ